CATCCGACAACcaagtaaagaaaagcacaaaaaaaaacaaaacacagaaCAACAAAATAGCAACGTCCGCAAAACAGACTGccgtcacacacacacacacacacacacacaagcacgaaaagaaaaaaaagagagaggtagaagaagaaagaaagaacaaaatgagAAGATGCAACCAACCGTAGTTTATCACCATATAAAAAAAGGACGTGCCGAGAACACACAAGTTACTTACtcctatttatttttttttttaaatgcctCCAGCTCGTTTCGCATCACCTCATCACCTTCCAGGCTGTTGTCGCTGCTGCCACAGTTAATAATTACACCCCATCAtcctcaaaaaagaaaaaaagaaaaaagaagacaaaccCTGCCAGTGTTAATGTTATTACATGACTCTAATGGCTAACAGCCCTTGTCTCTCTCGTTTTCGCATACTCATCCTTCCGCCACCCAAAACATTGCCGCATCCTACGCAAGTAACATGCTACTTCATCCCTTGCCGCTCATTCATGAAACAACGTAACGAGAAATCGTGACGCAGCGCAACAATACAGAAGAACGgaaggaataaaagaaaaaagggcaaTGCACCTGCGATTAAATGGAAAGCAGACACTTGGTGGgaacaataaaaaacaaaaaaaaaaattacttaCTACAACTTTTACCGACCTGCAGCGCCCGCTAAAAGTGTGCGGCGTAAGTTCTATTTTACTTTCTACCGACTGCTACTACTGCTACCCGCAACCTTCTCAAGcattatattttgttttaaacaCTCCCGCACATCCGTCACACGACACCCCTCCACGCCACCGCTCAGAGCAACACGCCGCGCAACATGAGACCATAAGGTTCTCGGTATCCATGCGGCACTGGGGGCAAAAGCGGTTCGTGTATGATTTAGAACAGATAAATTAAATGAACATAAACAAGAGAGGGGaataataaaacataaaaagaaaaaagggaagaagaggaaaggagagggggggggaagaaaataatcaGGACGGTCCCGTATGGTACGGACAGTGCAAGGATGAGTTGCCGTGAAAATATGGGGAAAAGCAGGACAACAGACCTGAGCGACTTCCGCCATTGATGATCACATAAGTGACCAAAGGCATTCATTCATCACACGGACTGCGCAACGCATATAAATGCTCCCGTTTCCCGAATCCAACAAACAATCACATCACACCGTAGGGTTACCAACGGCAACTACAGCGACTACCAGCTCGCTTCTTGCAAATTACTGCGAGGTGAGACTCGGGGCATATATACCTTGTGCAAAGAGTAACGCAGATATAGCAGCCGTTATCAAAAGAGTGAATATCCATCCGAGGTACATTTTCCCAACCATCATCCATCGCACCTTGCGGAATCCACAATCCATAATACTGATAGCCACAACAGCACCTGTGATGCAGTGTGTTGAAGAGACGGGAATACCGAAGGCGGAACACAGTGACACGACAAGAGCAGCGGAAAGTTCTGCTGAAAACCCACGGCTAGGAGTAATCTTCGTAATGCGTTCCCCAAGCAACCGCATGATTCTAACACCCAACGTCGCGAGACCAACCACTAACCCAGCTCCACCAAGAACCAATATCCATAATGGTACATCGTTCTCTTCTACCACTTGTTGGTTGATATAAATGGAGTACATGGCGGAAAATGGGGCAATGGCGTTACTCACATCGTTGGCACCATGTGCGAAGGATGCACAAGCAGCCGTAAATACCTGAAGGTAACGAAACACATACTCCACACGTTCATCATATATTTGCACATCAAATTTCAATGCTTCATCAACGACACCTGTCATACTTAGTCGACTCATATTTTTCGATTGGTACTCAGTTGTTGGAGAGTCGCTGGTTGGCTCGCTCGATGGTGGGACTATGCGATTCGCAGTATCAACAGGACCTTCCACCGCTGCCCCCACTCCAGCAGCATTCTCTGATATGGCACCCGCATCTCCTGATATTTCCGGCGCGGTATTCATCCCTGTTTCAGCCCTTTCCCGCTCAGCTCTTTCAGTTATCAACCTCACACGGCGTCTCAGAAGTGGGATACAAGCCGCAGAAGTGGAGGCAGCCCCAAGTCCAATGAGGGCAGCAACCCATGACGCCTTCGCAGGGCCCCAGTGTAGATGAGAGTCCGCTCCCTTAAATAGCACAAAGAATGACTCCAGGAAAAATGTCACTCCGACAATTAATGGAAGGGCAAACAAAGCGCGGTTCACGGAGTTGGCAGGGCGCAGTACAACGAGCCGCAACAATGCATACAGCGACGCAGCCACTGCGCCAGCAAACACTGGTGAAATGAACCATGACGCAATGATCGGGGCGACGCCAGTAACATACGGAAATTCATCGATCTTCTTAGCAAAGGAAACAGCGCCAAAACCACCGTACACAAGCGCAAAGCCAATTATAGCACCCGCAATGCTATGAGTTGAAGACACGGGAAGGCTCATCATGGTGGCGAATAACAACCAAATGAAGGTTGCACTCAATGCGCACATCATACCGTACATCAGCACATATGGTTCATTTGCAAATGTCATTGGATTCGCAATACCGCCTGATATTGTTGAGGTTACTTCAGACCCAAGAGAAACGGCACCCACAAACTCACAGATGGAGGCGAGTATAACAATTTGCCACAGGTTGAGTACTCGCGAGCCATACGTTGTACCAAAGGAATTCGCGAGGTCATTCATACCAACACCACAGCCGGTGAGGAACGAAACGATCCCACCGACAATAATGACCCATAAGTATGGATGCACCATGATGAAATATGGTATTCACttacttctttctccttgttTACAATAATCTTATAGCTTAAGGCCAGCACGTAACTTACTAATACCGTGTAACGGTATTTCTTTCGGAAGTAGTTCGAAAcatgaaatgaagaaattaGGAGATGAGCGCGCATAATTGGGAAACGTAAATTTTTATATCCTGTGTATTAAAAATGGAGTAGCATCGCAATTATTGCTTGTTTTTGTCGCGAACAGTAGCAAAGGGCCTTAAGAGGGGAAATTGGTGCAAAATGTATGTTCTGTTTGATTGATCTTAACTTCCTCATATATCTTTCTATGGCGGTGAGTGctcttgttttcattttggCGTTGTCTCCTGTGTTAGTTATATCACTTTCCACAACCGTGCTTTTTGTATAGTTCTTCTATGTGTTTCTCGCGGCGCATAATGCGCCTAATTTCACTCTTTATAGAGTTCTTTATGTCGTGCTGCAGCTGAAGATAAATCGCTCTCCGCTGAGTTTCGAATCGTGCGAGTAGACATTCCCTTTcgtgtttttccttctgctgTATAGCAAAGTAATTTCTTTGGTGCTCAGGGGGAATCCCAGTAAGTTTCTGCGTCTCTCCTTCCATGAGTGTTTTAATGGCAAAACACTCATCGAGAGCATCCTGGAAAATTGTTCTCCTTCCAATAAACTCCTCATTTTCAACCACCACCGAAGCCTTGTTGAAGAAACCCCTTACTAATGCTTGTCGTCGCCTACCCTCGCGATCACACGTCTTTTTGCGCTCGTTGTACTCTTCCATCAAAAGATGCTCAATACGTCTTGCATTTAACTTCATGGTCTTTGCTGTAGCGGCAGCGTCATgttgtcttttcttcttggacATCTCTTTCACCTGTTTACCTAACAGTGAATACACAGCCTTGCGGTAAGATGTGCCAAAACCGTTGCGCTCTAGTTGTCGGACTAACAGCTGAATCAGAATGTTTGGCTGATCTTCTTCGGAAACCCTTGTCCTGTGATCCCATGGCCCACGCAAATCCTTTCGCTTCATTGACACACGCTGCACGTTACCCCCGCTTAAGGTATCCCTCCGTAAAGTGGTCAAAAAGCGCAAAGATGATACATTATCCACGCAACCGCGACGAAAGAGAGGACCTGCAAGAGATCTTATTACATTAGATGTTGGCAAAAGGCAACATCTATTGTCAGGAGATGTCACTGCACGCTGCCAGGCTTGCGGATCCCTTATGATGTCACTGATAAACCTCTCAACGAGGGGATCAcacattcttttccttcgaGAAACACAGAAACGGCACGAACCCCACTCCCTATATGCTCCCTGAAAACGCTTCAACGGGTACCGACAATACAATAGGAAAAGATGAAGATAAAAACAGCGAAAGAGTAATGGCGAAGAACAGaagaacaagcaaacaaacttgGGTGGTGCGTTGGAAAGACCCTGTAGagcttaaaaaaaaaaaaaggacccGCAACGATACACGCACGTTTATTTTGCTCAGGCGGGAGCGCAGGTGCACCGAAGGGAGGGGTTTCGGCGGAGGTGAAACCATCATGAAGGACTGCCAACGGAATTAAACTTTGACAGCAGACGAGACCCCGGGGaattccctttccctttccttcctcccttttttttttttatgtcgCCGCGTCGTGTACATGCGCGggtggttaaaaaaaaaaaaagtaaaagcggAAGTGACGAGTAGCGGACGCCCTCCCTCAactccccttttctctccttttctttcacttttcAGTTTCATGCTGGAGCcgccgcccccccccccccaacgaTTGCTGATTTAAATCACTTAAGACCTTTCTAACGCCATGCCTCGCACTCATCTGGGTTCAAGTGCCTCTCTTCCTTCACTCGGTCCTCCATTCCATGCGATGGGTGTCACCGTTACGGTCGGCCGCGGCATTGCAATAAATCGCCCCATCAGCTCCACCTGAGGTACTGGCGGAGGGCAGTTGTTCATACGTCCATCGAAGTAAGCGACTTGCGTGTAGTATCCGACGCGCAGAAACTCCTGCTCCCTGTACTGAAAAGATATTACGAGAATTGTAACCCCTAACACTTCCTGCGTAGGAACCAACTCCACCTGCGGTGGGTCACATTCCATTGTGAATTCCGTCACCCCCTGCGCAAGAGGTCCTACATCAAAGGAATCGAGTACCTGATCATGGTTTGGTGATGCAGCACTACCGACCCACACGAAAGCAATGGATATGGTGTCATCTAATGCTTCTAAAGCCTCTAACCGCATCCGCCAGTGCATTGGTTGGGTGTAAGAAGAAGGATTGTCCCCTATCAGTTCTATCTCCAAAAGTTGTACAATTGGTTGTATGCTCATCCCTTCACCAAACCTCAATTAAGCTACCGTTATAGATTGAATTCTTGTATTGTTCCCTGATTTGGGTCCAATTCACTAATGTAATTACTTGGaattatgtgtgtgtgcgtgtgtgtttaagAAGCTTAGGCGCCGCGTTCGCTAAAAGCGTCTATGATTTTAACAAATCTTGTGATGTCTATCTATGTCACTGCGCAGTAACAGCGAAAACGTTTTGGGCGCGCGACAGCCGAGTATGTCCTTAAGTACTGCCGTACTGACGAATGTGCAACACTACTACCACGTCCTTCCCTCagttctttcgtttttcttggCTGAAATTGaaagtgcaaaaaaaaaaaggaagtggcaAGGTTTAAATtctcaaaacaaataaataaaaacacaaacttcAGGTTAAGCTTCTGTCTTGGCCTTCGTTCTATGCTGCGCAGACCCACAACTACTTAACCAGAggagcggaaaaaaaaaaagaaccagACTCTTGAGAGAACCTTGTCCGAACGCAGAGTACGAAACCAAAATATTGACAATGAGAGTTATGACAATGCGAGAGGGATCAAGTTTTGAATGAAACGATGAAGGTATACCCGGCGAAAGGATCATCACTAAGAACATATACTAACACACACCTTCCCTGGCTATTCTCGCATAAGATCAGCGACGCTACACTGTTCCTTGATGAAAGTAGCACGAACCATTTCACTTCCCTCTACACTGAACATGAACAGGCAATGCTTCAAGGAGCCAGAAAGAATATTGAGCAACATCTTCCATTCATTAGAGAGCCATTGCAAACCGACCAACTCCTCCGGTGGGGTCCCTGAGGCATCGGAGGTAATTTCCACCACGTGCGATTGAGTGAGAAGCCGCCACCAGCACTCTTCGTGAGGTGTCTGCCAATCTTCTAATTGTTTAATGCGAGCCAAGTAATAATCCGCAAAAATCTCGTCCACTGTTAAGGCGCATGCTCGTTTCAATGGAATACACTGCTCCAATAATGAATGAAGCACGGAAGGAGATCTTACCTTGGTTTGAGCGCATTGTTTTGCGGTGGCACCAAATTGAATATCAGCCTCAAAGTACACAAGGCTCTGAGAAAAGTCCGAGGGGGACACTACAACCTTTCCACTTCCAGAGACGAGAGTGCTGGGACGGCCACCCAAAATCTCAATGCATTCGGGTTTGTCAGAGCCCTGGCACTTGAGAAGCCGAAATCCCACAATGTTGCCGAATACATGACGCCGTGGGCTAGCCTTGACATTCGAGGACCTTAAATCCTCTACCtgttcttcttcactgctTAAGGTACGTGCTGCACTTGTTTCTGAAATCGTAATACTCTGCTCAACAGGGGTAGATGCTTCCTGGCGTAATTGATACCGTGGAGACGACTGCGCTGTGACTGCAGGATTAGGTAACTCATCCCCTCCAACCAGTTCTCTCGACAGTCGACATATATCGGCCCGAGCTTCCTCACTCAACGTCCGCATTCGTAGCAGCTCCTCAGAACGGGCAATAATAGGCCTACTTGACTTCGCCATCCCACGAATTTTCCCAAGTGACTCAACAACACCGCGAAGGAGCGGCTCAGCAGGACGGCTGTAAACCTTCGTGTACTCATTCGCCAGTACGTGTATGCAATCGGGTCCCAAGTCCTCCGCGCAACGTATAAAAGAAGCATTCTGCACAATAACAGGTGTGAATGGTATTGATGGCAAAGCAAGCACAATCTCTTTTGAGCCCGTGGCATGTGGGACATCAATCATAAAGTAGGAAGCCGGAACACATCCAGGTTTCCATCCGTCATTTAAGGCCACGATAATATGTGAGTTGACCGTGTCCACACTCTTGGTGCCGACGAACAAACCAGCAAAATCGATGGCATCACCTGTCTCTGTTTTTGGGGACACATCTTCAGCTGAGCGCAAAGGTTGCCTCACAAACCCCTTACGCGGCGGTGAGACTATGCTATACCGAAGAGGGCTCCGAGAGTACAAAACTGTCGTCCGCTGGAAGGGGTGACCAGGTCGGAAGCGTGAAGGGGTTACGGAGAAAACGACAATCTCAGCTCCCTCCGGTGGAAAATCACACGAATGTTCCTCCAAATCCCCCGCCGGACAGTTGGCACCGCAATCATCCCATATTTGCAAGAGGACGTCCCCCTGTCGCTCACAAGACAACAAAAACGATGTCAGACGTGAAAGTTGTCGGTCACTTTTTCCTTCAAACGGAGCAACAGCTCCGCGTGCCATACATTCCTGGAAACTTAGCTGCGCCAATAAACTCCTCACAATTTTCAACGCACCACCTGTGCTGCCTCTTGTGTCGCCAGTTCGCGCACCCTTAAATGTTTTCTCAAGGAAAAAGGGCGGAAGCACGCGCTCCACTCGCCCTTTCAAACAAGGTACCAAACCACCAAGCATATCCATAGCGGAAGGCAGCAGTGTCGGCAAACAAGTATGATAGAGACCTAGAGGTGAGGAAGGTCCCACAGGTTGTGTGCAGTTGTAGTTAATGGAGAGGAGCACTTCATCTTTGCATTCTAGTGGAGAACAACAGTCTCTCCTCAGCATCCTCGCACCGCAAGTAACAATCTTCTGACCACACCGCAGGGTTCCATTACGAACTAAGTTCGTTAATGGAATATCAAGAGACACTTTAACGTGGTAAAACCCATCGGAAACCACTGCCGTGCAGGTGTGAGGAGTAAGGCGCTCCTCAAAAGATACCGACACTACCCAGACTACCACCAGTGAGGCTGCTTGAACGTCCCCTTCCGCAATCAAACGCAAAGCAGGCCGTTTGCCCTCAACATACTCGTGATTATATTTAAAACACATGTGAAGCAAAGTATGTGCGACAGAAAACACGGGAAGGGGTGGATCAATGTGTAATGTGAGTCCCCGCAACTTCAGAAGCGTGGACGTCAACATTTGAAGACACCACGCATCTGGGCAGCCCCGTGGAGAAGCCCCCAAGGTAAGCATGGCCTTACGAAAATTTGCCGATGGTATGAACTCACACTCCGCTGGTATTTCCAGTAACTTCAGAAGTTCAGGTGAACACCCAAATTGCTTAAACAAAAAGTTTCCTCGCACAATCTCGTCAATTGAGGGAGGTACCGTCATCGATAATGAGCGAAACGTGAAAATGTCAAACGAAAGATGTCGGGGGGTTCGACCTACTTCCGACCCCTCACCCTCTGAACTCGGCATGTGGGACGCCGATGGCACCGCTTCCCCTACTCCTTTCGCAACCGCTCCTTTATTCTTAGCAAAAGGAACCACAAACGGCTTTCTTGCTAGGTTGGATGATGACAATGGCGATGATGATGCTGATTTACGGTGTGTACGTGGCGTCCTCTTCGACAAGGAGGCACCTGCTCCCGAAATGGGTTTAGCAGATGAAGCTGCGTTCGCACTTGCTACTTGCAGTGACGACTCTGATACAGTTATGGGTTTACCAGCAGCAGATACAAAAAGCGTTGGAACATCTGTGGAATTTCCTTGTACCGCAGTGCTCTCTTGGCCATTTTCAGTATTCATTCGTGCCCTTGCTACTTGCAGTGACGACTCTGATACAGTTATGGGTTTACCAGCAGCAGATACAAAAAGCGTTGGAACATCTGTGGAATTTCCTTGTACCGCAGTGCTCTCTTGGCCATTTTCAGTATTCATTCGTGCCCTTGCTACTTGCAGTGACGACTCTGATACAGTTATGGGTTTACCAGCAGCAGATACAAAAAGCGTTGGAACATCTGTGGAATTTCCTTGTACCGCAGTGCTCTCTTGGCCATTTTCAGTATTCATTCGTGCCCTTGCTACTTGCAGTGACGACTCTGATACAGTTATGGGTTTACCAGCAGCAGATACAAAAAGCGTTGGAACATCTGTGGAATTTCCTTGTACCGCAGTGCTCTCTTGGCCATTTTCAGTCCCGTACGTGCGGTCCCTCCTCGGCTGAATTCTCGTTTCCCTCTCCTGCAGTGGACTTTTTCCTTGTACACTTTCTCCAGACCGACTGCGTTGTCTCTTGGGGGCATCGGAGCGGCACTTCGTACGGTTCCGTTGCGGCGTATCGGAATTTTGGCGCGCTCCAGAGTTGCTGCcttgtcttccttttttgtggcTCATAATAATCAGAATTTGACTTCCGAGCAGATTAATTAAACAACACACGGGGAATTTCAggatggaagaaaaggaggaggaggaggagccgaaaaagaagaaaaaggggacCGGAATGTAGTGCAAACAAAGTACTAAAAGGCATTCAATTGCACGCgtgtggaggtggaggtggtgaGAATGAGCGAGCAGAAACGTCGGTGCAAAGGGCACGCACCGGGACAACAACGGTATACACTTATGTATACTCAGTATCAACAAGCGCAGATGTGAATATTCGCTTCCGCGACAGCAAACAGTACCgcagaaagggggaaaagggccCTAACAGATGCCCACCTTTCTTGTTATCGGAGGGGTATGTATTCCGATGGGTCAAGAAATGTCATGTCCTTCATGATATCGAGAACGGCATTCACATAATTCCAGAGGGGCTGCTTAAACGCAGCCGGCATCGTAGAACCCACCTAATTTATCATAATGCGCAAGCAGAGACGGAAGTGCCACAAACAAACGGAGAAGGTACTCCAATGGTAATACAGCAGCACACTTGCGCTGCGAATTGTCCGTCTCACCTATAGCAGTTTCTTCTGTCGTTTCCCCCTGATCCCCCCGTCGGCGTTTCCCTACGCCACGCGCAACCACACGCTTTTCACGCTGAACAGCGGCCATATTAATGACCCGCCTCTCTTTCGAAGAAAGGAACAGCAGAGTGCAGCACTGCTCAATCATATCTAACACAAGTCCACGACAGCACGCCGTGATGCACTCCGAAGCTCCGGTACGACGCCtaacatcatcatcaacatccGTCAGGAATGCAAGCACACCTCCCTGACCGCACTTGGCTGCAATCGGTAATGTTCGCGGTTCATGGGGATGATCCACCTGCTCCAAATGATTGCGCAATATTTGCAGCAACCGCAGGGGCCACTTGATCTCGTCCATTCACCTGCACCGCGGTAAAAAGAACAATGGCTAAGTGAATAACAACtttaaaaagggagggaagggggaaaaaaggggagtATACTTCACAACTAGAGTGGGAGCCCGAAATCAcatgaaaagggaaaaaacacaaagagaAGTGACTGAAAGTCActacacagaaaaaaaaaataataataatgaattTCAGAATAAACcaagaagaaacacaaagtgCGCGTGCGGCCACGCATACCTGTATAACGACTTCAGTTTACTAAAACATTGTCCTAtataacttctttttttcttcatatttGAATCAACCACACGACCATCAGTAACAAGAAGAGGCCACACGCTGCGCTCACAAACAATAATCACCGCTTTCCTCCCGACCCGCAGCCCTCCGAGTCAGCGCCCACACAAATAGCGACACCAACAGATGCCGAGTGGGCACACAGAAGACACACGGCATGCACTCGACGACTGATGagttcaaaaagaaaaaaagaaaaaaaaagaaggagaaggagggggaaggggaagggggaaggagagCGAGTGCAATACGGACAGCGGCAAGAAAAGTAACTGTGGGTGAGGGGAGTTACGCCAGCGGGAGTTGCACCCACGCCCCATCGACTCTGATTGGACAAATTCAAACGTCacctccctcccctcccccccaaaaaaaagataagataAAATGGGGTTCTCTTAaccttcccccccttttctacTCCTGCAGTTTTATTGTGATCTCTCTTTTTGGTgggtttcttcttctttccctgcGTCTCGCACACTACCCTCCTGaatatatacgtatgtaTACTGTTTTCACCCCTACGCagcaaaataacaaaaacaaaagaaaaagaaagccaCCAACGTTGGACGCTCGGAGAAGGGGATCGTAGCTCTCAAACTCAAAAAGTATACACGTCCATCACtcgccccctcccctcctttcatttatttccctcctgcCACCCACACCACCcctacacacaaacacatcccgTATGACACCTTCGTGCGGAATGGTGAACACGCAACCCTTTCTCGCTCGCACTgaccacaaaacaacaaacatccAGCGGAACCCACACGTACCTCGGGCCCACTCCTCCGTGCATTTACGAACACAACCAAATATACATTTCCCCATGGACTGACAAAATCTCGGCCATTCCGTTCCTCAGCTCACCCGCTCTCCGGACCGTCCCACATGAGCCGGCAAGGCGACGACACCATCGAACATATGCGTATACTCACCCACAAacgcaaacacaagcacaggCACAAGCGCCCACGACGACGAGGATCAAAGACCGGTCGCgtaagcaaacaaaaagatagcGAGGCGAAGAAACAGACgcaaataaagaaggaaaagaagttgaagaaCCAGCATCCGACACATCAGCTTCATGCGGCAGCTCGACATGCCACAATATCGCATGGTACATCGGTGGCAGCGATGAGCCAAAACCCCTGGAGTTCccaagagaagagaagggcGTAGTCGTACGGGTAATTCTGCAGAGGATTCTCTCGACCGTTCGCcgccttccctccctttggCAGAGCGCGTGCGTTCAGGAATTGAATGGCCTCCGCAAGGTTGTCCTTTCCAAGACCAACCAGGTGAGTGACATTAAACTTCATCTCACGCGGAGTTACCTGATACACAACCGTACACCATGCCGCATCCCAAACTCGAACACGGTGCTCCTCCTCGCGCTTTACCGCAGGCCCGGTAGACACGCTGCCGGCCTTCTCCTCGCGGTCCGCCGACTTGTGGTTTTGTGTTGCCAGAGCGCGCTTCAACCACGCGCTCTTCTCTGCCGTGGCGTTGATAGTTGGATTGTTTGCAGCACCCGAAGCTACAATCATCTGCGCTAGCAACGTTGAGCTGTTCTTGTACTCCTTTGCGTACCGACGGAACGCTGTACGTTTGTCGCCTTGTCCCACCGCGTCACTGAATAATATGGTA
The genomic region above belongs to Trypanosoma brucei gambiense DAL972 chromosome 1, complete sequence and contains:
- a CDS encoding phosphate-repressible phosphate permease,putative encodes the protein MVHPYLWVIIVGGIVSFLTGCGVGMNDLANSFGTTYGSRVLNLWQIVILASICEFVGAVSLGSEVTSTISGGIANPMTFANEPYVLMYGMMCALSATFIWLLFATMMSLPVSSTHSIAGAIIGFALVYGGFGAVSFAKKIDEFPYVTGVAPIIASWFISPVFAGAVAASLYALLRLVVLRPANSVNRALFALPLIVGVTFFLESFFVLFKGADSHLHWGPAKASWVAALIGLGAASTSAACIPLLRRRVRLITERAERERAETGMNTAPEISGDAGAISENAAGVGAAVEGPVDTANRIVPPSSEPTSDSPTTEYQSKNMSRLSMTGVVDEALKFDVQIYDERVEYVFRYLQVFTAACASFAHGANDVSNAIAPFSAMYSIYINQQVVEENDVPLWILVLGGAGLVVGLATLGVRIMRLLGERITKITPSRGFSAELSAALVVSLCSAFGIPVSSTHCITGAVVAISIMDCGFRKVRWMMVGKMYLGWIFTLLITAAISALLFAQGIYAPSLTSQ
- a CDS encoding anti-silencing protein ASF 1 like protein,putative codes for the protein MSIQPIVQLLEIELIGDNPSSYTQPMHWRMRLEALEALDDTISIAFVWVGSAASPNHDQVLDSFDVGPLAQGVTEFTMECDPPQVELVPTQEVLGVTILVISFQYREQEFLRVGYYTQVAYFDGRMNNCPPPVPQVELMGRFIAMPRPTVTVTPIAWNGGPSEGREALEPR